From the Labrus mixtus chromosome 10, fLabMix1.1, whole genome shotgun sequence genome, the window AGAAAACAACTTGAACCGAGACAATAAATCGGTCATAACGTCAGCGACAGCACTTTTGTCGTCCTGGGACTGACGTGGCAGCTTGCGGTCTCCAAAATCACTAGATGGATTGTAGTGAAATGTTTTCGGCGACCTATTACTGCAACTTTAAAATAAGAGCTCAGCAGTCGCTCATATCGGCCGCGATGCTAAGCAGCTAGCATCTATGTTTCTcaagccttcttcttcttcttcttcttcttcttcttcttcttctggtgaaTTTTTGGCAGGCTCCAACGGCTacaatctcttcttcttctcgtgtTTTTTTGGCGGCTCGCTAACAGCTTAAACGTACATACCGCCATCTAGTGTACAAGCGTGTGTAGCGTCATGAAATGTACCTATACTTTAAATTCTGCCTGGGAATCTTATCTAATATAAGAacgaaaaaaaaatcccccctgACAGATCTTatcccctctccttctccctctgtgcCCAGTATTCATCCCATACTCCACTCTACAATCTCTTCTGTGAGGGTGCAAAAGCATGCATTAAACcctcattttacatttctgcatcCTCAATTGAATGGATgcaaacaaataacaacatttatttatttttttacaataagtAATAAAGGCTGtcaaatgacaacagtgactcaCTTCGTGTTTACTACATCCATGTTCTGATGCACATGACCTGTCTGTTCACTGGGGACCACATGCAGGAACAATACCTCTGTAGCTGCACCCCCTTTGATCGCAGATGCACCCTAAGTCATTTTGTTCTCGAACAGGGCCAGGTTTAATGGTAGCAGACATCTAAGTATTGCTTTATGGGATTTAGTCAGCTCCTATACATTGTCCCCATATCTAATTTTCCCCACAGTCCAGTATCTCCTTGAGAAGTTGATAAAACACCGTACCTACCCTCTTTACTTGTACTCAGTTCTAGTTTGGCCTTCAGTCCTCTTCTTCTCATCCCAGATCTTTGCATTCCCTACATCCTGTCCTCCCATTCAAAAGTGTTTCTATTGCATTTGGTGATAGCACGTTctacagtttcatttttttttttttttagaattatcTTTATTATCCGTCATTTTCATGCTTTCCACCACAGGGTCTCACATACAATGTTCTACCGATCTAAATGATCTCATAACATATAACTTACTTTATGCTATTTAAGAGTGGTATCAGGATCACATGAAACATGTATACATTACATTTACAGTATACCCCAagacataacacacacacacacacacacacacacacacacacacacacacacacacacacacacacacacacacacacacacacacacacacacacacacacacacacacacacacacacacacacacacacacctcacattAGACCTTGTCCTGTATTCTCCCATGATTCCCTCTTCTCACTCCACCCTCCAGCCATGTCACAGCTTGTTTCCTAGATTTCACAATGCTTCATAAATATACTTCAATACTTcattcaatttcaatttaatCTTGTTGTTATCTTCAGTGTATTTTTTATAGTTAAATAATATCTCATCAGTTATTTCCAAATATGCGGAgcctcagaacaggctgtttctgtgtctgtagctgtGTGGTGAGAAGGCAAAAAACAGAGTTGATTCTATGAAGAAGATCAGTTGAATGTAactgttacaagttatatttgagcaaaaagttgatgtgcaatacgtgaattaattGATTAGTtaacaaacatattttgccccccatgtgatgagGATTCTGATGTCAAGTTGgcaagtcgggcacctaattATTTTCCGAGTTGTTGCTCcaacttgagcaggtgttcatgtgcattttacaactcgggaactcgtttttccgatgtgtccgagaccacatgaatgcaccttCAGTTTACATTGGATTCCTCCGGTTACACCATTTTCCTTACATTCTTCCAAAATGTGAGCATGTATGACGGCCATAGAAGAAACATACAGTAACACAATGTCAgataataaaaaagtcaaaggcTAAGAGAAAGGGTTTTTATTCATCCGGAGAATCATTTGTGAGTTTATCTTTATTGTATAACCACTTCCTGTAATGAAAGAATCCTCTTTACAAGTCTGCTTCATTGCTTACCTGAAATTCTCATTGATACCAGGTGGAATCTGCGATTGACtccatgaaaaacacaacatttacgTCTGCGAGACTACAGGTTTCTTCTCACATTAAGGCACTTTATAACTTACAAAGACTTTTATAAAAATCATCCACttcaaaaagacacaacattatTTGGTCCTACCCTGTCGTTTTGAAAAGTATGACTGTGCAATATTAAGGAAGAGTTTAACTGAGCCTCTTTAATGTGGAACAGATtgtttctaaaacaacaaaggTTCAAAAAGATTAGAAGAtaagtaaaacagaaaaacaactctTTGTGTGCAAATGTATACTGGTCCAGCCACACAATAAGACCAACCCCTCTTGAGCCTTTTCGCGTGTCACTGGACAATCTGGGGCATCTCGCTCCATGCTTTGGCCTTTTTCTTTGCCAAGGCCATCCAAGGGGGCTCGTCCTGTGTGAATGCCGGAGGAGGCAGGAAGCGATGGGAGGAAGGGACCTGGTTCGAGAGCCCCGTAGCTCTTGAACTAGACTTTTCTGGGGCATTTCTTGATGAGAAAGGAGGGGAGATAAGTGCTGAGCCCATGGGGTCGGGCGTCTTGGAATAGGTAGAAACATTGGAGAGCGGTAGTGGGCTAGCACAAGGAGGAGATTTTTGGTGAACATGAACCTGAGAAGGGGCTGAAAAGGAACGTTGGGGTAGCTTGTTGAAGGTGACAGGAACATGGGGTTTCAGGTGGACAGGATTGGACAGACCATACGACTGGGATTTAGACGGTTGAGATGGCATCAGAGCTGAAGGCGAGACAGCCCTCCGTACCTCCTTGTCAACAGATTCTATAGGGTTACTCATCTCTGAGAAAGaacaaataagacacaaagacacacagtaaacacacacaaagagacgtttaataaaaaaataaagttaatgagtttgatctttgtttgtgttgatgaaGGCTGGCATGAATTTTAGATACCTTTCAAATCATTTGAAAATGCATTGATGATTATTTATCTGCAATTAGATTGAAAGAAGGCAAAGATATCTATCCACAGAATGAATTGCATGTACAGTGTAGAAGTTCTTGATGCAATAGAATAGAACTATCTAGGTTTGTCCACATGAGGGGAACTTTGCATCAGTCAAAGGTGTGTTTTTATACAACTTGTTGAAGCAGATAAAAACCCCCAgaagaaaacaagtttaaatgaccatgtacagtatgatgtgcatgtgtgtggccTGACCTTTGTCGGTGGACTCTGCAGTTTTGCTGTTGTTTGAATTCTTCATCTCTGGTTCCTCCTGATGACAAAGATCAACACAACCAGTTGTTATGATTAGTCGGCTCCAAAAGTGTGGTAAAGTCCTGTTCATACAGGGTATACAGTCATTGAACGTCCATTCTAGTCCTATAAACCTGTATTGTTAGAGAACTAAATCTCAGTATTATATATTAAATGTATTGTCATTGCATACTGCAAGCTAAATGgtaaattcacacactgatggcagaggtttctatgtaaagtgaccatcagaaataagtaatcccattcaaacacatttatatgcagtcgccgaagcagcgggagaaattTGTGGTGAAGTGTCTCACCCAAgcacacatcggacatgtggctgcaacTGGGGATTGAAACCCTAACTTTCCTGTTGAgagatgacgactctaccaactgagccacagccgcccccaagGATACAAACcagtgtctccctctctctctctctctcacacagacgcacaaacacacattacctTCTTGACTGTAGTCTCGTTCAGGGAGTTGTCTTTATAAATCTTCTGTTTCTGTATGGCCACAGAGATCCAGCTTGGGGAATCAGGTTCACTAGAAACACCAGGAGTGGAAGCTGGGTCTGGATCAATTAGACAGCAAAAAGACTGTTACACTAGGCGCTAAATCAGCGGGCTaaaaactctttcttttttcttatctgATTTAGCTCTCATTTTGGGTGAGGAGATCACATACTTTTGATCTTGAGCCTCACGCTCAGCCAGGCCAGCATAGCATTTACATCAGTTAAGGCCAGGCTGAGAAATGTATGTCTGTATCCTCCAGTAGAGCAGGTTCTCTCTTGTGAGATGATTGAACATCCTTTTAAGGTACCAAATGTAGAGCTTCTTCAGTCAACAGATCAGCTGCTATGATCTATGTAAGGGATCCTTtacttcatgtttatttgtagaGGGACAAGTATGGAGCAAGTAAACCGTTTCCACACACCACAACATTTAGAGCATAAGCTGATTTGCAATGCCCGTCCCTAGATGGGCCTTTAATGATTCATTCTTTCTGATTATACTTTATGCAAATGCTGATGATTTACTTTTGAATTCGTAGAAATTTGAATTCCTAAATTTTGAAGGTCATAAATTGATAATTTACTTCTAAAATGTTATAATCCCACTGCTAGTGGGATCCAACACTCCCTGTCATGGGGTCCCCGTTTCTAGCCCTTTCATGAACTAGCCCACTCATTCTGGTGTGGACTGATAACCTCTGGTGAGCATCAGTGATGCTTGGTTCATATGACAGCATCATCTCCGTAAGGTTCGGTCAAGTTGTATTCTTAATCTCAATTGTTTAGATAGCATAGGCTCATTTTAACTAACTGGACTGTAACATTGGTTACACTCCAATTTTtgatgcttgaaaaaaaaagctctctacTTTTCATTGAAAACCTAAATATACTTTtaatatttgtaaaatgtgtgtctTTCAGTGGGAATATTCCTGGTAAGATAAATGTTAAGTAAAAATGACAtgcaaaaatgattttatttataatcaGATATCCCATTTGAAATAATATTAATTTTCTCCTTGTATAGGGTAAAGAAGGTGATTTTGAAGTACTTAATGGatacactgtatttttttttaaattgtaaagaaaaaagtaacaaaGCAGTGAAAATGAAGACTTGTACACATTGTTTTAAGAAAAGTCGTTCATTTAATACACACCTGAGATGTGCTTGATTTTTGCTCCTCGGTCTCCATGTAGGTCTGGTTTCTTGGGGAGCGCTGGTTTGTTGCTTGGTGGCTTTGCACTGATTGGCTGTGTCAAGTCAGTTTGACTGCTGTAAGGCTGAGCTGGAGCCTCAAAGGAATgctaaataaaaagtcaaagataTAAAATCAAAGTTCAGTACCTAATATTTCTTAAATGTGTAACAACGTTTTGGCCTCTTGGGAGTTGCAGGTAAGAGCTGTAAACAAATCACTGTCACTGACACAGTTCTGGGCTCAAAAACAAAGGCCCAAAAGTTCTTTGGTAAAACAATGAGGGCAACTCAACAAGAAGTGTTGCGACTTCCTGGCCAGCCCTGCTTCTTTTGGGGCCTTTGATTAAGATGTGCATTACCGGCGCCTGACCACAAGATGCACCATAGCCCGTTTTTAGGGTTAATGCCACAACCATCAAGTAGCACTGGCAGAAGTAAGATGGGTTTCAAACAACATACTgtcaagagtaaaaaaaaaaagtgttggttTTTACCTGTGAATTTTGCTCCTCTGAACTAAAGCGGTGCAGCACTGGCGTCTTTCTCAACCACACTCCAAAtggattgttgttgtttccctTTAATAAGGCCGGGCCCTCTGTAGGAGGAAGGATGGAACAGCTCATCTGTGGTTTAACTTTAATCTAACTCCATCATCAAGCCAACCTAATGTGACGTGGCAAATTACTCTGATTGCTTTAGCAAAAGTACAAGAGAAGATATAACTGAAAATGACACAATTAACTGAATAGATCAACGAAAAGCCAAGTTCCCAAATccaaaaaatattcatgatcTACGCTTGAACATGCCCAGTGTTCTTACGTTCTGTGCTTGCAGGAGCCGCGGGGGCGCAGACAGATGCAGAGGAGGCAGGAGTTAAATTGTCTTTGGCACCTTCTACAGGGAGTGATGGGAAGTGAAATCTGGTCTGATAGGAACCACTGGATGGCTTTTTGACTGTTTCCTCCTCAGAAGCTGCAGGTGGAGCAACATCATGCGGAGACGAAGGTGTTTCTTCTTTGACTTTCTTCACAGTGTCATCTGGTTCTTTTTTTGGAAAGGCTGCAGCACAAGAAGGTACTTCAGAATCCTGTTTACAGTTGcttgtttcctctttctctgaGCTTGGTGAAAGACGATTGATGTGGAGCATGGTTCTGCCTGTGTTACTGGTAGTGCTGGTTCCACTCTCTTGGGACTGTGTCTCATGCTGCGGCTCTGGAAAGGAAAACGAAGCCTTCGACAAAGTCTGAGACTGCTCTGTGGCTTCAGTTTTTTCATGTTCCATCTGCATCATGTTTTTACTGGATACCTTAACACCTTCCTGCTCTACATCTTGTTCAGTGGGATCTGAACCAGGTTTGTTCGGTTCAACATCTTCCTCTTTGACTTCTGCGTTTGGTTTTAAGTGGTCCCCTTCCACTTCCCTCTCTTCCCCGATGACACTTTCCTCAACACAGCTTTCAATCTCATCCACTATGGCCTGATCAGCCAGTTCCAAAGGGAGTTCATTCTTGTTCCTGACTTGTGAGGCTAACACCGTATCATCTTCAACCACCGTGTCTTCACCTTCATCCATGTTCTGCATTGCATTGGTGATTTCAACCTCTTCCACGGCTGCATCAGGTAACACCTCTGTCACATCTTCTGAACCCTGCCTTTCATCTTCTTTTGTTTCGTCTTCCTCAGTCTTACCTTTATTCACCTCCACCTCTTCAACACCTTCTTTTCTATTATCTCTTCTCCCTTCCTCCACCTCTGGCGACTTCTCGAGCTTAAATGTGTCCTCGCCTCCTTCGCTCTCTTCTGGCTctactcctctctcttcttgtgCCTGGTTGATCCTGTTATCTGTAATCATGTCATTTTGTTCCTTTGGTTGgacttcctctccctcctcatactctccttcctcttctggcTGGAAGACAtggcagagagaaaaatagGTAGACATTTGAGTATAGCAAATAAGCATCAaggaagagacaaacacaatgagATTTTACAAATTATAAATGCTCTATGGTGTGATTAGATTTTTTCCCTAATGGTATCTTCTATAATGAAACTTGTTGCCAAATTGAGTAGGAAAATGAGCCTTATATTTTTGAAGAGTTTCTCAAAATCCAATAACAACACTGATGCAAACAGGGTTattttaagagtgaaaaaataaaatgtttttgcaaaatATATAGATAATGAATTGAATTATGAAGCATATTACTTCAAATGTATCAAATAAACAGTACTTACACATTGTTGACTAAATTTTTCCACAATTaagtcttcttctttctcctctgctgcttcctgcttGTCGTCAAGCATGGCCTGACTTTGAACATCTTGACAGGAACGAGTGTTCCTGCTCAAAGTGgaaacctcctcctcttccgtGGTGGTCTGATCTGGCTCTAGAGATCCAGCAGGATCAGCCTGATAAACGACAgtttctcccctctcctccttcaacTCCTGTGCTTTTTCTACATCTTCTCTTTCCTTTACATTCACCCCTTTGTTTAGATCCACCACAATTCCTTCAGTATGATTGCCAAGTGAGGAAGACGGAAGGGGAGAAGTGCCCAGCACCTCTTCTAACAAAAGGACCTCCTCTTCACTGTTTTGCTGGTCTGTAGCTTCTTCTCCTGTTAGTGACAAGTTGCTTTTCACCTCCTCGGCTCTATGGGGGATACCTGGAGGGTCCGGCAAGAACTCTCTCACACAAGAAGGAGTCATTGCTCTAGAAGAAGATATCAAAGGATCATATTAACAGAAGATAAGGAGGAGATGCCAAGAAGGAATATAGAATAAGGAGAATAAAAGAGGAAGGTAAATAAAATCTTATCACCTGGGACTGTCCAGAGAGGAAGCTGCCAAGCCAAGCTTGTCAGAGGGAATAGGCTGGGCGTCTGGTGCTTTCTCCACTAAGAGACATGGATCAGGACAAGGGGAGGAATCCAGGtctacagaaatgtgttttagttCTGATTCATCCTCTCCCTTATCACAGTCCTCCTTATATGTTAAAAGGGGCTGTGTTTGCCCCCCCTCTTCATTATCTTCATCTTCCCTCTGTAGCTGTGGTTTCAGCTCATCGCCATGTACAACTAAATCGTAGAAAAGCACAAATATatcaaggtgtgtgtgtatatatatatatatatatatatatatatatatacactgtatataaattgataaattgattgattaataatcaaatttccctcaatgcattcaaaaataaaaattatgaAAGATTATTAGGGCCAGATTTCGTGATTAAAGTCATAAACTTATCAGAATGAAGTTGTTATTTTTGTCTACAGTTAtatcagaggagcagcagacgACTGTTCCAAAATGACAAACGTTGAGCATTTTGTGGAGTTATACTTCAGTAAAAGTTTCACAAATAAGGAAATACTTCATTATGTATTCTGTATCACAGATCGAGTATTAACTGACCTgctttaaaacaacagtttgaaGAGGTCAACAAATATCCCattagttgtgttggggctttacttatgcagatatgaaaccaCACATTCTTTTGGCACATCAGCATCACATTGTCATAagtatcaggaccctgaaaagatactgcaaaaAACTGGGGCTTTTCcaaagaaagaaccacactgactctGAGGAAAGTGTGAGGCAGAGCAAAAGGCTTTGAGGGTTCccctttcatcatttttgtgAAGGCTGATGGCTGCTCGTCTGATACAACCTTTTAGTATAATAATTTTAACCACAGCCTAAATTAAATCGATTTATGAACTTCATACCgtaaaataatgactttattcttgtaCATTTACGAGATTTAAGTTGTAAATTGAATTAAcctcttaaatatttttttttaacgtggccatTATACTCTGTCGTACAAAATAGCTTAAATCAagacttcatttaaaataaaaaactatacATTAAAATTTGGCATTTCAAGTAGGTAGTAATTTGATTGATGATTTAATTAAACAGTTTTAGTTGCTTGTTAATTTCAGTTAGGTAGAACACAATCACGggtgaaataaagaaatcaggCACTTAAACATTTCCTTCA encodes:
- the zgc:66433 gene encoding acrosomal protein KIAA1210 isoform X1 translates to MSWLQALRDEFTLRPFEIEQTQSGCISMASGHQDVTTNQDPAEVMEELSGKKKSKFQMFKNFFARKKKKELPASGADVGLRASQSSENVSKASEKNTLTRSERDKGSGSKISLGSKALSHDSVFVSDSSEANEPLGASQDSIHVKVKSLQLQLKQAIRLGSPPSLMCVKKTEDTGTMSEDDGLPCSPPEYRTLHTVMVQSYSLNSLEGLDSDDDQLSCATSSRAVSPLVVPGDFSQPASSYGCLDNSAAKHKLGLRHKACYRRKPLIRLDVKADGESVVKEILNASRKLQQHVTTEVVHGDELKPQLQREDEDNEEGGQTQPLLTYKEDCDKGEDESELKHISVDLDSSPCPDPCLLVEKAPDAQPIPSDKLGLAASSLDSPRAMTPSCVREFLPDPPGIPHRAEEVKSNLSLTGEEATDQQNSEEEVLLLEEVLGTSPLPSSSLGNHTEGIVVDLNKGVNVKEREDVEKAQELKEERGETVVYQADPAGSLEPDQTTTEEEEVSTLSRNTRSCQDVQSQAMLDDKQEAAEEKEEDLIVEKFSQQCPEEEGEYEEGEEVQPKEQNDMITDNRINQAQEERGVEPEESEGGEDTFKLEKSPEVEEGRRDNRKEGVEEVEVNKGKTEEDETKEDERQGSEDVTEVLPDAAVEEVEITNAMQNMDEGEDTVVEDDTVLASQVRNKNELPLELADQAIVDEIESCVEESVIGEEREVEGDHLKPNAEVKEEDVEPNKPGSDPTEQDVEQEGVKVSSKNMMQMEHEKTEATEQSQTLSKASFSFPEPQHETQSQESGTSTTSNTGRTMLHINRLSPSSEKEETSNCKQDSEVPSCAAAFPKKEPDDTVKKVKEETPSSPHDVAPPAASEEETVKKPSSGSYQTRFHFPSLPVEGAKDNLTPASSASVCAPAAPASTEQGPALLKGNNNNPFGVWLRKTPVLHRFSSEEQNSQHSFEAPAQPYSSQTDLTQPISAKPPSNKPALPKKPDLHGDRGAKIKHISDPASTPGVSSEPDSPSWISVAIQKQKIYKDNSLNETTVKKEEPEMKNSNNSKTAESTDKEMSNPIESVDKEVRRAVSPSALMPSQPSKSQSYGLSNPVHLKPHVPVTFNKLPQRSFSAPSQVHVHQKSPPCASPLPLSNVSTYSKTPDPMGSALISPPFSSRNAPEKSSSRATGLSNQVPSSHRFLPPPAFTQDEPPWMALAKKKAKAWSEMPQIVQ
- the zgc:66433 gene encoding acrosomal protein KIAA1210 isoform X2, encoding MSWLQALRDEFTLRPFEIEQTQSGCISMASGHQDVTTNQDPAEVMEELSGKKKSKFQMFKNFFARKKKKELPASGADVGLRASQSSENVSKASEKNTLTRSERDKGSGSKISLGSKALSHDSVFVSDSSEANEPLGASQDSIHVKVKSLQLQLKQAIRLGSPPSLMCVKKTEDTGTMSEDDGLPCSPPEYRTLHTVMLSCATSSRAVSPLVVPGDFSQPASSYGCLDNSAAKHKLGLRHKACYRRKPLIRLDVKADGESVVKEILNASRKLQQHVTTEVVHGDELKPQLQREDEDNEEGGQTQPLLTYKEDCDKGEDESELKHISVDLDSSPCPDPCLLVEKAPDAQPIPSDKLGLAASSLDSPRAMTPSCVREFLPDPPGIPHRAEEVKSNLSLTGEEATDQQNSEEEVLLLEEVLGTSPLPSSSLGNHTEGIVVDLNKGVNVKEREDVEKAQELKEERGETVVYQADPAGSLEPDQTTTEEEEVSTLSRNTRSCQDVQSQAMLDDKQEAAEEKEEDLIVEKFSQQCPEEEGEYEEGEEVQPKEQNDMITDNRINQAQEERGVEPEESEGGEDTFKLEKSPEVEEGRRDNRKEGVEEVEVNKGKTEEDETKEDERQGSEDVTEVLPDAAVEEVEITNAMQNMDEGEDTVVEDDTVLASQVRNKNELPLELADQAIVDEIESCVEESVIGEEREVEGDHLKPNAEVKEEDVEPNKPGSDPTEQDVEQEGVKVSSKNMMQMEHEKTEATEQSQTLSKASFSFPEPQHETQSQESGTSTTSNTGRTMLHINRLSPSSEKEETSNCKQDSEVPSCAAAFPKKEPDDTVKKVKEETPSSPHDVAPPAASEEETVKKPSSGSYQTRFHFPSLPVEGAKDNLTPASSASVCAPAAPASTEQGPALLKGNNNNPFGVWLRKTPVLHRFSSEEQNSQHSFEAPAQPYSSQTDLTQPISAKPPSNKPALPKKPDLHGDRGAKIKHISDPASTPGVSSEPDSPSWISVAIQKQKIYKDNSLNETTVKKEEPEMKNSNNSKTAESTDKEMSNPIESVDKEVRRAVSPSALMPSQPSKSQSYGLSNPVHLKPHVPVTFNKLPQRSFSAPSQVHVHQKSPPCASPLPLSNVSTYSKTPDPMGSALISPPFSSRNAPEKSSSRATGLSNQVPSSHRFLPPPAFTQDEPPWMALAKKKAKAWSEMPQIVQ